A segment of the Devriesea agamarum genome:
AGGACCGTGAGGCATCTGGCAGTGAAGGAGAGACACAGCCCCATCGCTCGGGGAGCGTGGAAAGCGACGAGCTGACCGCTGATGACCGTGTCCGCGGACATCAAGGCCTGGACGAGGACGCGCAGACAGCCTCGGCACTCAGCTCCTCCCGGGCAGAGCTCGGATCGGCTGATGGTTCCCGCAATGTAGGACAGCGCCCGCAGCCTCGACGAACACCCCGTCGCCGTCGAGGCTGAGCCGTCCGGAGCTGACTCTTTTTATAAAGGAATGGCATGAGCACTGATCTTGTAACCGCCGAATCAATCCATGACCTGCTGACACAGCGTATTGCCGAATATCCGGATTTCCCGGAGCCTGGAGTCCTGTTCAGAGATATCAGCCCATTGCTCGGCGATGGCGCTGCGTTTCGTCAGGTCATTGAGTACTGGGCTGGACTCCTCCCGTCGGGGATCGACCACATCGTCGGCGCGGAAGCCCGGGGATTCGTTCTAGGAGCTCCGCTGGCGTATCACCTAGGGGTGGGTTTCGTGCCGGTGCGGAAAGTAGGCAAACTGCCCGGCACGCCCCGTTCGGTGAGCTACTCCCTGGAATATGGGACCGCGACGGTAGAAATACCGGAGAATGCGCTTGAACCGGGTGAAAAAGTTGTCGTTATTGATGATTTGCTGGCCACTGGGGGAACTGCCTGCGCAACCTGTGAATTGGTGGAGACATCCGGCGCGGAGCTTTTGGCGGTGTCATTCTTAATGGAATTGGTTGGACTCGGCGGGCGTGAAAAACTCGTGGCAGAGGTCAGCGCCCCGATTCTTCCGGTGTTTTCCGTTCAGAACTAAACTGGCTCTTTAAACCCGAGTTTCTGCTGAGGGTCGGTTTAACGTCTAGGCCTGGCCGGCTATGGATGAAAGTTGGGCCTGTGGAGAGGGATTGGTGTCAGCGCAGCCGATCTGGTCCGGAGCATGGTTCTCGCCGCGTAGACTAGGCGGATCCCCGGCTTTGCGGGTCTGCCGATGTGTATCAGATAGATACCCGCTAGGTGGTTATCGAATAGGTGCTCATCGAGTTGATCTATCTAGGTCGGGGAGCGTCAGGCATACAGCAGCGGGCGGGAGGATTCTATGGGATCGCAGCATGAGGCCCGAGATCGCCAAGCGGTAATGCCCGGACCACCG
Coding sequences within it:
- a CDS encoding adenine phosphoribosyltransferase, encoding MSTDLVTAESIHDLLTQRIAEYPDFPEPGVLFRDISPLLGDGAAFRQVIEYWAGLLPSGIDHIVGAEARGFVLGAPLAYHLGVGFVPVRKVGKLPGTPRSVSYSLEYGTATVEIPENALEPGEKVVVIDDLLATGGTACATCELVETSGAELLAVSFLMELVGLGGREKLVAEVSAPILPVFSVQN